A region of Streptomyces paludis DNA encodes the following proteins:
- a CDS encoding DUF5605 domain-containing protein, whose translation MPYSPESILWDLLRDKRATTVLRKHLPGIVNAPLGAQLAYVPLAQVVELLDATKTDPAAQRAFFAALADLEHAPPPAPDAAETVTVPAADYEPATVARGSAHANWPTSAARWQPFEVELRGPSHGNPFTDVELTAEFRHGERTLTAYGFHDGDGVCRVRLMPDEEGDWTFRTTSNARSLDGIDGAFTCGPPPPGQHGPVRVHDTFHFRHADGTRHQPIGTTAYAWTHQGEELEKRTLATLAESPFNKLRMCVFPKAYLFNTDEPPLYPFEGSTEAGWDFRRPNPAFFTHLERRIRELGELGVQADLILFHPYDRWGFADMGPVAADRYTAYVVSRLAAFPHVWWSLANEYDLMTDRTAEDWHRTAEVVRRHDPHGHLIGIHNCMAFWDNTADWVTHSSVQRVDVYRTAENTDGWRQEWGKPVVVDECGYEGDIDQGWGNLTGREMVRRFWEGAVRGGYIGHGETYLADDEVLWWSKGGVFKGESPARIAFLRAILEDAPDISPLPSDWDVPVGGVQGVYHLTYFGANQPRYRTFVMPPGTRYHADIIDTWNMTITPTEGPHEGVFTLPLPGLPYIAVRLRAVSA comes from the coding sequence ATGCCCTACAGCCCGGAATCGATCCTCTGGGATCTCCTGCGCGACAAGCGGGCCACCACCGTGCTGCGCAAGCATCTGCCCGGCATCGTCAACGCGCCGCTGGGGGCCCAGCTGGCCTACGTACCGCTGGCGCAGGTGGTCGAGCTGCTGGACGCCACCAAGACCGACCCGGCCGCGCAGCGCGCCTTCTTCGCCGCGCTGGCCGACCTCGAACACGCCCCGCCGCCGGCCCCGGACGCGGCCGAGACCGTGACCGTACCCGCCGCCGACTACGAACCCGCCACGGTGGCCCGGGGCAGCGCGCACGCCAACTGGCCTACTTCGGCTGCTCGTTGGCAGCCGTTCGAGGTGGAGCTGCGCGGTCCCTCGCACGGCAACCCGTTCACCGATGTCGAGCTGACCGCCGAGTTCCGGCACGGCGAGCGCACCCTGACGGCGTACGGCTTCCACGACGGCGACGGGGTGTGCCGGGTCCGGCTGATGCCCGACGAGGAGGGCGACTGGACCTTCCGCACCACCAGCAACGCCCGTTCGCTGGACGGCATCGACGGCGCCTTCACCTGCGGCCCCCCGCCGCCGGGGCAGCACGGCCCGGTCCGGGTCCACGACACCTTCCACTTCCGGCACGCCGACGGCACCCGCCACCAGCCCATCGGCACCACCGCCTACGCCTGGACCCACCAGGGCGAGGAACTGGAGAAGCGCACCCTGGCCACGCTCGCGGAATCGCCCTTCAACAAGCTGCGGATGTGCGTCTTCCCGAAGGCGTACCTCTTCAACACCGACGAGCCGCCGCTGTACCCCTTCGAGGGCTCCACCGAGGCGGGCTGGGACTTCCGCCGCCCCAACCCGGCCTTCTTCACCCACCTGGAGCGGCGGATCCGGGAACTCGGCGAGCTGGGCGTCCAGGCCGATCTGATCCTCTTCCACCCCTACGACCGCTGGGGCTTCGCCGACATGGGCCCGGTCGCCGCCGACCGCTACACCGCCTACGTGGTCTCCCGGCTGGCCGCCTTCCCGCATGTGTGGTGGTCACTGGCCAACGAGTACGACCTCATGACGGACCGCACGGCCGAGGACTGGCACCGTACCGCCGAGGTCGTCCGGCGGCACGACCCGCACGGCCACCTCATCGGCATCCACAACTGCATGGCCTTCTGGGACAACACCGCCGACTGGGTGACCCACTCCAGTGTGCAGCGGGTCGATGTCTACCGCACCGCCGAGAACACCGACGGCTGGCGGCAGGAGTGGGGCAAGCCGGTGGTGGTCGACGAGTGCGGCTACGAGGGCGACATCGACCAGGGCTGGGGCAATCTCACCGGCCGGGAGATGGTCCGCCGCTTCTGGGAGGGCGCGGTACGCGGCGGCTACATCGGCCACGGCGAGACCTACCTCGCCGACGACGAGGTCCTGTGGTGGTCGAAGGGCGGCGTCTTCAAGGGCGAGTCCCCCGCCCGTATCGCCTTCCTCCGCGCCATCCTGGAGGACGCCCCGGACATCTCCCCGCTCCCCTCCGACTGGGACGTCCCCGTCGGCGGCGTCCAAGGCGTCTACCACCTCACCTACTTCGGCGCCAACCAGCCCCGCTACCGCACCTTCGTGATGCCCCCCGGCACCCGCTACCACGCCGACATCATCGACACCTGGAACATGACCATCACCCCCACCGAGGGCCCCCACGAGGGCGTCTTCACCCTCCCCCTCCCCGGCCTCCCGTACATCGCGGTCCGCCTCCGCGCGGTCAGCGCCTGA
- a CDS encoding DUF3592 domain-containing protein, with translation MGWDEALLLWCGVWGVVALAGFGMSVAGVTREQRTVRLVGRIVRVRVPVHGGSRAGGVSVVVSYRDPVSGREVTVTNDGERGDTVVVAWVGREIGVAHLRGRPHAYRFTGVPLEPGRGLFLPGVAVFLVYAGLVALAAVAWGWPWALVGLGGPWAVFGTAHLPGAVRAKDRRVERLAAMDTVPGKVVAVLKDVTVDQDDGHTATTLTPVIEFTTREGTAVTAYCTTHLPDPAHAHGRDLTVHYTPTDPADFTLNPTADQHAAHREMIFDLTVSATLVTALITGVTLLLL, from the coding sequence ATGGGGTGGGACGAGGCTCTGCTGCTGTGGTGCGGGGTGTGGGGGGTGGTGGCGCTGGCCGGGTTCGGTATGTCCGTGGCCGGGGTGACCAGGGAGCAGCGGACGGTGCGGCTGGTGGGCCGGATTGTGCGGGTGCGGGTGCCTGTGCACGGTGGTTCGCGGGCGGGTGGGGTGTCGGTGGTCGTCTCCTACCGTGATCCGGTCTCGGGCCGGGAGGTGACGGTGACGAACGACGGTGAGCGGGGGGATACGGTCGTGGTCGCGTGGGTGGGCCGGGAGATCGGGGTCGCCCATCTGCGGGGCAGGCCGCACGCGTACCGGTTCACCGGTGTGCCGCTGGAGCCCGGTCGCGGACTGTTCCTGCCGGGGGTCGCGGTCTTCCTCGTCTACGCGGGGCTGGTGGCCCTCGCCGCGGTCGCGTGGGGGTGGCCGTGGGCGCTGGTCGGGCTCGGCGGGCCGTGGGCGGTCTTCGGCACCGCGCATCTGCCCGGGGCGGTCCGTGCGAAGGACCGCCGTGTCGAGCGGCTGGCCGCGATGGACACCGTCCCGGGCAAGGTCGTCGCGGTCCTCAAGGACGTCACCGTCGACCAGGACGACGGCCACACCGCGACCACCCTCACCCCCGTCATCGAGTTCACCACCCGCGAGGGCACGGCCGTCACGGCCTACTGCACCACCCACCTCCCGGACCCCGCCCACGCACACGGCCGGGACCTCACCGTCCACTACACCCCCACCGACCCGGCCGACTTCACACTGAACCCCACCGCCGACCAGCACGCCGCACACCGCGAAATGATCTTCGACCTCACCGTATCCGCCACACTCGTGACGGCACTCATCACCGGGGTCACACTGCTGCTGCTCTGA
- a CDS encoding LysR family transcriptional regulator: MSDLHVRQLRYFVTVAEELHFGRAARRLDMAQPPLSRAIRDLERQLGVTLLERTTRQVRLTAAGEVLLRDARTVLDTVAAAVRRAQHAGRPDPGLRLAMKADYDGGLLPRILAAYRHETAALPVELMLVGKGEQLPALRGGRADIALLPVPFDTLGLDAEPLLTEPRLVALATTDPLAARPGLRLADLAGRTLPDGKPADREGHPLTGVGGAGDPQQRKPADDAGPPLAAARPRIMDLAQIFSLIELGSVIWFPPASVARRHPRPGIVYRPVDDLPPLTLALAWPRESRSPAIAAFVRTATTVAEAAYPEAAYPTGPANLTAGDGAA, translated from the coding sequence ATGAGTGATCTGCACGTCCGACAGCTCCGGTATTTCGTGACCGTCGCCGAGGAGTTGCACTTCGGGCGGGCGGCCCGGCGGCTGGACATGGCGCAGCCACCGCTGTCGCGGGCCATCCGGGACCTCGAACGGCAGCTGGGCGTCACGCTGTTGGAGCGGACGACCCGTCAGGTCAGGCTCACAGCGGCCGGGGAGGTCCTGCTCCGTGACGCCCGTACCGTGCTCGACACCGTCGCGGCGGCCGTCCGGCGCGCCCAGCACGCGGGCCGGCCCGATCCGGGACTGCGGCTGGCGATGAAGGCGGACTACGACGGCGGGCTCCTGCCGCGGATCCTCGCCGCGTACCGGCACGAAACGGCCGCGCTGCCGGTCGAGTTGATGCTGGTCGGGAAGGGCGAGCAACTGCCCGCACTGCGCGGCGGCCGGGCGGACATCGCGCTGCTGCCCGTACCCTTCGACACCCTGGGCCTGGACGCCGAGCCGCTGCTGACCGAGCCCCGGCTCGTCGCCCTGGCGACGACCGATCCGCTGGCCGCCCGGCCGGGCCTGCGCCTGGCCGACCTGGCCGGCCGGACACTGCCCGACGGAAAGCCCGCCGACCGGGAGGGCCACCCCCTTACCGGCGTCGGCGGCGCTGGGGACCCTCAGCAGCGGAAGCCGGCGGACGATGCGGGGCCCCCGCTGGCCGCGGCCCGGCCGAGGATCATGGACCTGGCGCAGATCTTCAGCCTCATCGAGCTGGGGAGCGTCATCTGGTTCCCGCCCGCGTCCGTAGCCCGCCGCCACCCCCGCCCCGGCATCGTCTACCGCCCCGTCGACGACCTCCCCCCGCTCACCCTCGCCCTCGCCTGGCCGAGAGAGTCCCGGTCACCGGCCATCGCCGCCTTCGTCCGCACAGCCACCACCGTCGCGGAGGCCGCGTACCCCGAGGCCGCGTACCCCACGGGCCCCGCCAACCTGACGGCGGGCGACGGAGCGGCGTAG
- a CDS encoding alpha/beta hydrolase: MGDRPNRRQMLGTSMGAATALGLAATGALTGARPAAAAVSDPGAGAANSPASAADSEALLTQFADAFSFTQRSPILHTPDEHGLDYEDITFPARDGVPLEGWFIPARGSDKVIIANHPMGFSRSGLPSHLEPWRSLWAPSGNGFEVDLTPDLKILHDAGYNVLTYDLRNLGHSGAANGGLASSGIYEARDVVGSLDYVRGRRDTRRMKIGLFSRCLGCSSTFAAMAQFPEAFAGVRCLVGPQPVTAKTILQRRLAMIGLPDEIDRLEQLIIMRTSIGFARRSPIDWAKSVSVPTFLYQVRGDVLTLPSDVQTMFDNIPVARKKLQWIEGTTARWDGYLEFQRRPEPMLEWFAAHFA; encoded by the coding sequence ATGGGCGACCGTCCGAACAGGCGGCAGATGCTGGGTACCTCCATGGGCGCGGCGACCGCCCTCGGCCTCGCCGCGACGGGGGCGCTCACCGGCGCCCGGCCGGCCGCGGCGGCGGTGAGCGACCCCGGCGCGGGCGCGGCCAACTCCCCCGCGAGCGCCGCCGATTCCGAGGCGCTGCTCACGCAGTTCGCCGACGCGTTCAGCTTTACGCAGCGGTCCCCGATCCTCCACACGCCGGACGAGCACGGTCTCGACTACGAGGACATCACCTTCCCCGCCCGGGACGGAGTGCCGCTGGAAGGCTGGTTCATCCCCGCGCGCGGATCCGACAAGGTGATCATCGCCAACCACCCCATGGGGTTCAGCCGGTCGGGGCTGCCCTCCCATCTGGAGCCCTGGCGCTCACTGTGGGCGCCGAGCGGCAACGGGTTCGAGGTCGACCTCACCCCGGACCTCAAGATCCTCCACGACGCGGGCTACAACGTACTCACCTACGACCTGCGGAACCTGGGCCACAGCGGCGCCGCCAACGGAGGACTCGCGTCCAGCGGCATCTACGAGGCCAGGGACGTCGTCGGGTCGCTGGACTACGTACGCGGCCGTCGCGACACACGCCGTATGAAGATCGGGCTGTTCAGCCGGTGCCTGGGGTGCAGCTCCACATTCGCCGCGATGGCGCAGTTCCCCGAGGCGTTCGCCGGGGTGCGCTGTCTGGTCGGCCCTCAGCCCGTGACCGCGAAGACCATCCTCCAGCGGCGGCTGGCCATGATCGGTCTCCCCGACGAGATCGACCGGCTCGAACAGCTCATCATCATGCGTACGAGCATCGGCTTCGCGCGGCGGAGCCCGATCGACTGGGCGAAGAGCGTCAGCGTGCCGACGTTCCTCTACCAGGTGCGTGGCGATGTGCTCACCCTGCCGAGCGACGTGCAGACGATGTTCGACAACATCCCCGTCGCGCGGAAGAAGCTCCAGTGGATCGAGGGCACCACGGCACGCTGGGACGGCTACTTGGAGTTCCAGCGCCGCCCGGAGCCGATGCTCGAATGGTTCGCGGCGCACTTCGCCTGA
- a CDS encoding SDR family NAD(P)-dependent oxidoreductase — protein sequence MNIVNVSSGTTVLAPPGVGAYAASKSAVNMLSTVARKELAAMASTSRSSCRPSPRPRSAAGSSVTAAMCRPVWSRTAPSSRSPGGPRSVTAPHPRSDERHNRAHVD from the coding sequence ATGAACATCGTCAACGTCAGCTCCGGCACAACGGTCCTCGCCCCGCCCGGAGTCGGCGCCTACGCCGCGTCCAAGTCGGCGGTGAACATGCTCAGCACCGTGGCGCGCAAGGAACTCGCCGCGATGGCATCGACGTCTCGCTCGTCCTGCCGTCCATCACCGCGACCGCGTTCGGCGGCGGGATCTTCCGTGACAGCGGCAATGTGCCGGCCGGTCTGGTCGCGCACAGCCCCGAGCAGCCGGAGTCCCGGCGGCCCCCGGAGCGTGACCGCCCCCCACCCTCGCAGTGACGAACGTCACAATCGAGCCCACGTCGACTGA
- a CDS encoding AfsR/SARP family transcriptional regulator: MSEPSQQGFAVNLLGPLRLRMGHRELTVGPPKQQAVLALLAGHRGAVVSRAQIVDALWGTEAPSSSANAVHTYVAGLRRTLEPDRGSRDSGAFLVSRPGGYELRLPAEAVDSAVFVDRYQGARKLAAAGEATALDRFESALALWRGEALAGIPGPYAALERTRLRELRYAATEGWLAGLIDAGRYEAAIVASADAIAQEPLREPLRRLSMVALYRSGRAAHAIRAYDETRALLREELGIDPGPELRELHRRMLAGDLADDLAPGPRPPRQSPGPTPGPTPASPAPVRRSTPVRWSPPHQLPPAARVFVGRDTELRHARGALMADPARPEGPAPFLVIDGPAGVGKTAFALQLAYTCAEFYPEGRLHVDLRGTHPAGPRSPGDALACLLTGLGIAADRLPRDVEGRSALYRGLMHGRRTLLLLDDARDAEQLRPLLPPGPSAVLVTSRWLQRGLLAREGAQRIGLSPLDRRAAVGLFTGLLGPERCAGQSTEIALLADFCGRLPLAIRIAAGTLVANPYLSPRDLARRYADPRTRLDHLSVDGDAATSVRAALDASHRTLPPDAARLLCALGRSGTTTTGPSAAAVHTGGDTAAACRQLDVLADTGLLERTGPDAYRLAELVRIYAAERADEADRAAMTLLSLPLRGEIGPGRGRPEALAAR, encoded by the coding sequence ATGTCGGAACCGAGTCAACAAGGCTTCGCCGTCAATCTGCTTGGCCCCCTCCGCCTGCGAATGGGCCACCGCGAACTCACCGTGGGGCCGCCCAAACAGCAGGCCGTCCTGGCCCTGCTCGCCGGCCACCGGGGCGCCGTCGTCAGCCGCGCGCAGATCGTGGACGCGCTCTGGGGCACCGAAGCCCCCTCCTCGTCCGCCAACGCCGTACACACCTACGTCGCCGGACTGCGCCGTACCCTCGAACCCGACCGCGGCAGCCGGGACTCCGGCGCCTTCCTCGTCTCCCGGCCCGGCGGCTACGAACTCCGGCTGCCCGCCGAGGCCGTGGACTCCGCGGTGTTCGTGGACCGCTACCAAGGAGCCAGGAAGCTGGCCGCGGCCGGCGAGGCCACGGCCCTCGACCGCTTCGAGTCGGCGCTCGCGCTCTGGCGCGGTGAGGCCCTCGCGGGGATCCCCGGGCCGTACGCGGCGCTGGAGCGCACCCGGCTGCGCGAGCTGCGCTACGCCGCCACCGAGGGCTGGCTCGCCGGACTGATCGACGCCGGCCGGTACGAGGCCGCGATCGTCGCGTCCGCCGACGCCATCGCCCAGGAGCCGCTGCGCGAGCCACTGCGCCGCCTCAGCATGGTGGCGCTCTACCGGAGCGGCCGGGCCGCCCACGCGATCCGGGCGTACGACGAGACCAGGGCGCTGCTGCGGGAGGAGCTGGGGATAGACCCCGGCCCCGAGTTACGCGAGCTGCACCGACGCATGCTGGCCGGTGACCTGGCGGATGACCTGGCCCCCGGCCCCCGGCCGCCCCGCCAGTCCCCGGGACCCACCCCCGGCCCAACCCCGGCCTCACCGGCCCCCGTTCGGAGGTCCACGCCCGTACGCTGGTCGCCTCCCCATCAATTGCCCCCGGCGGCACGTGTTTTCGTGGGCCGGGACACGGAACTCCGTCATGCGCGAGGCGCGTTGATGGCGGACCCCGCCCGACCCGAAGGCCCGGCGCCGTTCCTGGTGATCGACGGTCCCGCCGGGGTCGGCAAGACCGCCTTCGCCCTTCAACTGGCTTACACCTGCGCGGAGTTCTACCCCGAGGGGCGGCTCCACGTCGACCTCCGCGGCACCCACCCCGCCGGGCCCCGCTCACCGGGCGACGCCCTCGCCTGCCTTCTGACCGGCCTCGGTATCGCCGCCGACCGGCTGCCGCGGGACGTCGAGGGCCGCAGCGCGCTCTACCGGGGTCTGATGCACGGCCGCCGTACGCTCCTGCTGCTCGACGACGCGCGCGACGCCGAGCAACTGCGGCCCCTCCTGCCGCCGGGGCCCTCCGCCGTGCTGGTCACCAGCCGCTGGCTACAGCGCGGGCTCCTGGCCCGGGAGGGTGCCCAGCGGATCGGGCTGAGCCCGCTGGACCGGCGGGCCGCGGTCGGCCTCTTCACCGGTCTGCTCGGCCCGGAGCGGTGTGCCGGCCAGAGCACGGAGATCGCCCTGCTCGCCGACTTCTGCGGGCGGCTGCCGCTGGCGATCCGTATCGCCGCCGGGACGCTGGTCGCCAACCCCTATCTGAGCCCGCGCGACCTGGCCCGGCGCTACGCGGACCCGCGGACGCGGCTCGACCACCTGAGCGTGGACGGGGACGCCGCGACCAGCGTCCGGGCCGCCCTCGACGCGAGCCACCGCACACTGCCGCCGGACGCCGCGCGTCTGCTGTGTGCCCTGGGCCGCTCGGGCACCACCACCACCGGCCCCTCCGCCGCCGCCGTACACACCGGCGGTGACACGGCCGCCGCCTGCCGCCAGCTGGACGTGCTCGCTGACACCGGGCTGCTGGAGCGCACCGGCCCCGACGCGTACCGGCTGGCGGAACTGGTCCGTATCTACGCGGCGGAACGCGCCGACGAGGCCGACCGGGCGGCCATGACCCTGCTGTCCCTGCCACTGCGCGGCGAGATCGGCCCCGGCCGCGGCCGGCCGGAAGCCCTGGCCGCCCGCTGA
- a CDS encoding iron-containing redox enzyme family protein: MDPERVAALDWSRPITEETFTSDRSLLANRLLMNVYESDALFLPAAGLRKFEADFHAFYHSDSRRAGDLIRPETERFAFGFLDDTVSVSGQWDEETLRAHLRHAVDRANSPAVRPAFEAIRAAKNPKVAAGSQIVQMALDGLTEATAMSQNLGGAFGPEQSELFKIFVDEFGYGVFPAKHSTLFMDLCSSVGMATTSHHYWFFYLPSSIAINNYFYWATRNRTGFFRYIGAMAFLEATFAAWFGDLTKVFRDVYGDTVDTRYCDEHAHIDQHHGRMAIDDLLIPLARKHGPVAVKGLLQGVEEIQYLDRLAGADLLRQITWDPALSGTPEDAPAGAVGELDANSAFDTQVAAVDTRLRVLSGEALLYHSATDDPLRVPQGSSVLVPAGRLYGVRAESRAEIATGPEA, translated from the coding sequence TTGGACCCCGAGCGCGTCGCGGCGCTCGACTGGAGCCGGCCGATCACGGAGGAGACCTTCACCTCCGACCGCAGCCTGCTCGCCAACCGCCTGCTGATGAATGTGTACGAGAGCGATGCCCTTTTCCTGCCGGCCGCCGGACTGCGCAAGTTCGAGGCCGACTTCCACGCCTTCTACCACTCCGACAGCCGACGGGCGGGCGACCTCATCCGCCCCGAGACGGAGCGCTTCGCCTTCGGCTTCCTCGATGACACCGTCAGTGTGTCCGGGCAGTGGGACGAGGAAACCCTCCGCGCCCATCTGCGGCACGCCGTCGACCGCGCCAACAGCCCGGCCGTCCGGCCCGCCTTCGAGGCGATCCGCGCCGCGAAGAACCCCAAGGTCGCCGCCGGCAGCCAGATCGTGCAGATGGCGCTCGACGGGCTGACCGAGGCCACCGCGATGTCGCAGAACCTCGGCGGCGCCTTCGGCCCGGAGCAGAGCGAACTCTTCAAGATCTTCGTCGACGAGTTCGGCTACGGCGTCTTCCCCGCCAAACACAGCACCCTCTTCATGGACCTGTGCTCCAGCGTCGGCATGGCGACCACCTCGCACCACTACTGGTTCTTCTATCTGCCCAGCTCGATCGCCATCAACAACTACTTCTACTGGGCCACCCGCAACCGCACCGGTTTCTTCCGGTACATCGGTGCGATGGCCTTCCTGGAGGCCACTTTCGCGGCCTGGTTCGGCGACCTCACCAAGGTCTTCCGGGACGTGTACGGCGATACGGTCGACACGCGCTACTGCGACGAGCACGCCCATATCGACCAGCACCACGGCCGTATGGCCATCGACGACCTGCTCATCCCGCTCGCCCGCAAACACGGGCCCGTCGCCGTCAAGGGGCTGCTTCAGGGCGTCGAGGAGATCCAGTACCTCGACCGGCTCGCGGGCGCCGACCTGCTCCGCCAGATCACCTGGGACCCGGCGCTCTCCGGGACCCCCGAGGACGCCCCGGCCGGCGCGGTCGGTGAACTCGACGCCAACAGCGCCTTCGACACCCAGGTCGCCGCCGTCGACACCCGGCTGCGCGTACTGAGCGGCGAGGCGCTCCTCTACCACTCCGCCACCGACGACCCACTGCGGGTGCCGCAGGGCAGCAGTGTGCTCGTACCGGCAGGGCGTCTGTACGGTGTACGGGCGGAGAGCCGCGCCGAGATCGCCACCGGACCCGAGGCATGA
- a CDS encoding Rieske (2Fe-2S) protein, producing the protein MRPAEGATAPAAPAAPATHTTQAASTTRAAPAARTSTTPPRIRVEFDRSRHNALIAGDDIYFAMDRGRAVHVLSSACPHRGGPLHLGDIEGERLRCPWHGSLFPVGRLCDRSHPAVRVGSTVTVYLPASEHPPVPVHTMVRAGVSAA; encoded by the coding sequence ATGAGGCCCGCCGAAGGCGCCACGGCCCCGGCGGCACCCGCGGCCCCGGCAACGCACACAACACAAGCAGCCTCCACAACACGAGCGGCCCCCGCGGCCCGTACATCCACCACTCCGCCCCGTATCCGCGTCGAGTTCGACCGCTCCCGGCACAACGCGCTCATCGCCGGTGACGACATCTACTTCGCCATGGACCGCGGCAGGGCCGTCCATGTCCTCAGCAGCGCCTGCCCGCACCGGGGCGGCCCGCTGCACCTCGGTGACATCGAGGGGGAACGGCTGCGCTGCCCCTGGCACGGCAGCCTCTTCCCGGTCGGCCGGCTCTGCGACCGGTCCCACCCCGCCGTCCGCGTCGGGAGCACCGTCACGGTGTACCTCCCCGCGAGCGAGCACCCGCCCGTCCCCGTCCACACCATGGTGCGAGCAGGAGTGAGTGCGGCATGA
- a CDS encoding 50S ribosomal protein L11 methyltransferase, which yields MNLTATEVATDSLVIPREPVEATGPSEKALALGNEAMSRRQYERAYDLFSAAARADAGERRFRREINRAVRALVPRWHFGMMNDAERNQAYARAIARSVGAGQSVLDIGTGAGLLALLSARSGADHVVTCEGVDVVAATAREIVERNGYAETITVVSRLSTELRVGVDLPRRADVLVTEIFDCALLGEFALPALQHARRELLTPDATILPRSARLFAQFVESTELHSLNHVGEVEGFDFSPFTSLSSLEYFSTALGNYRHRPLTDPVEIFRFDFGQDIAPAAHTVAAVPAESGTAHAVVMWFELDLADGITLSNSPSDRGSHWKQAIQTLPEPWRLNKHSPVEFRASHDGQRVLVSPTITTPG from the coding sequence ATGAACCTGACCGCCACAGAAGTCGCCACCGACAGTCTCGTCATCCCCCGTGAGCCCGTGGAGGCCACCGGACCGTCCGAGAAAGCCCTCGCCCTCGGTAACGAGGCGATGAGCCGGCGTCAGTACGAGCGCGCCTACGACCTGTTCAGCGCCGCGGCCCGCGCCGACGCCGGCGAGCGGCGCTTCCGCCGGGAGATCAACCGTGCCGTCCGCGCCCTGGTGCCCCGCTGGCACTTCGGCATGATGAACGACGCCGAACGCAACCAGGCGTACGCCCGCGCGATCGCGCGGAGCGTCGGCGCGGGGCAGTCCGTCCTCGACATCGGCACCGGCGCCGGACTGCTCGCCCTGCTGTCCGCCCGCTCCGGCGCGGACCATGTCGTCACCTGCGAAGGTGTCGACGTGGTCGCCGCCACCGCCCGCGAGATCGTCGAGCGGAACGGTTACGCGGAGACCATCACGGTGGTCTCCCGCCTCTCCACCGAGCTGCGTGTCGGCGTCGACCTGCCGCGGCGGGCCGATGTCCTGGTCACCGAGATCTTCGACTGCGCCCTGCTCGGTGAGTTCGCACTGCCCGCGCTCCAGCACGCGCGCCGCGAACTGCTCACCCCGGACGCGACGATCCTGCCCCGGTCGGCCCGGCTGTTCGCCCAGTTCGTGGAGAGTACGGAGCTGCACTCCCTCAACCACGTCGGGGAGGTGGAGGGCTTCGACTTCAGCCCGTTCACCTCCCTCAGCTCGCTGGAGTACTTCTCCACCGCCCTCGGCAACTACCGGCACCGGCCGCTGACCGACCCGGTGGAGATCTTCCGCTTCGACTTCGGCCAGGACATCGCGCCCGCGGCGCACACGGTGGCGGCCGTCCCGGCGGAGAGCGGCACCGCGCACGCCGTCGTCATGTGGTTCGAACTCGACCTCGCGGACGGCATCACTCTCTCCAACAGCCCTTCGGACCGGGGCTCCCACTGGAAACAGGCCATTCAGACCCTGCCGGAGCCCTGGAGACTGAATAAGCACTCCCCCGTCGAGTTCCGGGCCTCCCATGATGGGCAGCGCGTTCTGGTCAGCCCCACGATCACTACCCCCGGGTGA